The nucleotide sequence TGGTATGGTAATTAAATTTGCTGAAAGTGTACTAGCTGTCCATTATCGTGAAAAGAATGAAGATGGCGAATACATTGGCGGGCCGATGTATTATATGACAAAAGGGTTGAACATGAAGTGGCTCGGTGTTTGGTTCGCCATTGCGCTTATGGTTGAGATTATTCCAAGTTCAATGGTTCAAGGAAATGCGGTCGCTTCAGCTGCGGAAGATAGCTTTAACTTACCGCCAATCGTAACAGGCATCATTATGGCCGTTCTTGTTGGTGTTGTTGTTCTTGGCGGCATTCAGCGTATTGGGACTGTAATGGAAAAGGTTGTTCCATTTATGGCAATTTTCTATGTTGGTGCTGTTATTGTCATTTTCTTTATGAACCTTGGCTCTGTGCCAGAGGTGTTCGGACTTATTTTTACACACGCCTTTCAACCATTAGCGCCAGTTGGAGGCTTTACAGGGGCAACGATTGCAGCGACCATTCGCTGGGGCTTTGCTCGCGGGCTTTACTCGAATGAGTCGGGGATCGGTACCGCGCCAATTGCCCATGCTTCGGCAACAACAGATCACCCTGTACGTCAAGGCTTATGGGCATTAACAGGTGTTGTCATTGATACGTTAATTATTTGTTCAGCAACAGCCTTTGTCATTCTTTCATCAGGTGTTTGGAAAAATTCAAATGCCATGGATGACACATCAGGCTTAACAACAAATGCATTTGCACATTATTTCGGTTCAGCAGGCGGAATGGTGTTAACAGGGGCATTGGTCATTTTCGTTGTGTCGACTTTAATTATGCTTGCCTATTATGGCGGACGTCAGGCGGAGTTCTTAATGGGCCGCACTGCAAAAACGGTTATGAAGTTTGTCTATTTAATTTCGATTATTATTGGTTCAATTGGCGGTGCAAAGGTGCTTTGGCAGTTCCTCGACTTCACATTAGCAGCGGTTGTTATTCCAAACATAATTGCCTTGCTGTTATTAAGTAATGTTGTCGTGAAGCTAAAAAATGAATTCTTCCATACAGAAGGGAAGTATTATCAAAAAGACGTGCACGGCACGTAACAGTTGATGTATGGAAAGGTCCGAAAGGCTAACATAGTCTTTCGGGCTTTTTTGTGTTTTGTGAAAAAACCTTATACTTTAAGACTTTAATTCATCAAATCTTGCTTCATGACGCGTTTTTTTGGTATTATCATGGTATTGTGGAATGATCGATCAACTTTGGAGGTGAAGGGTATGTCCCGTATTGATAAGGAACAAGTAAAGCACGTAGCACATTTGGCTCGTTTGGCGATTTCAGAAGAAGAAGCTGAGCTATTCACAAAGCAACTAGATGCGATCATCAGCTATGCTGAGCAGTTGCAGGAATTAGATACAGAAAACGTTGAGCCAACAACTCACGTATTAGATATCAAAAACGTATTACGTGAAGATGAGCCAAGACAATGGTTAACACAGGAAGACGTTCTGAAGAATGCACCAGATTCTGCGAACGGCCAAATCCGTGTACCATCCATTTTAGAGTAAGGAGGGGAATGACAGATGTCACTATTTGATAAGAAGATGTCCGAGCTGCACCAAATGCTTCAAGCGAAAGAAATTAAGGTGCAGGACTTAGTGGAAGAATCATACAAACGCATTCATGAAGTCGATGATAAAGTGAAAGCGTTTTTGACATTAAATGAAGAAGAAGCAGTTCTCAAAGCAAAAGAATTAGATGAAAAAATCGGTGGAGCGGCTGATTTAGGCGTTCTTTTCGGTATGCCGATTGGAATTAAAGATAACATCGTTACGAAAGGATTGCGCACGACTGCTGCAAGTAAAATCCTTGATAACTTCGATCCTTTACATAACGCAACGGTTGTTGACAAGCTAAATGCTGCAGAAGCAGTTGCAATCGGGAAATTGAACATGGATGAATTTGCAATGGGTTCATCTACTGAGAATTCTGGTTATGCACGTACACGCAATCCGTGGAATACAGACCACGTTCCAGGCGGTTCAAGTGGTGGTTCTGCAGCGGCAGTTGCATCTGGACAAGTTCCATTTGCACTTGGTACAGACACAGGCGGTTCAATCCGTCAGCCAGCATCTTTCTGTGGTGTCGTTGGCTTAAAACCTACATATGGCCGTGTATCTCGTTTCGGTTTGATTGCGTTCGCATCTTCACTAGACCAAATCGGTCCACTAACACGTAATGTTGAAGACAATGCGTTTATCTTAAATACAATTGCCGGTCATGACAAAATGGACTCTACTTCTGCAAATGTAGAGGTTCCTGACTATACAGCTGCACTAACAGGCGATGTGAAAGGCTTGAAGATCGCAGTACCGAAGGAATATCTAGCAGAAGGTGTTAATGAAGAAGTACGTAAATCCGTGCTTGAAGCATTGAAAGTTCTTGAAGGCATGGGCGCAACATGGGAAGAAGTTTCTCTTCCACACTCGAAGTATGCAGTTGCAACGTATTACTTGCTTGCGTCTTCAGAAGCGTCTGCGAACCTTGCACGCTTTGACGGTGTTCGCTATGGTGTCCGCTCGCAAAATGCTGAGAACTTGATCGATATGTTCAAGCTTTCTCGTAGCGAAGGCTTCGGTGAGGAAGTAAAACGCCGTATCATGCTCGGTACGTTTGCATTAAGCTCAGGTTACTATGATGCTTATTACAAGAAAGCACAAAAAGTTCGTACATTGATCAAAAATGATTTCGAAAAAGTATTTGAAGATTACGATGTCATTATTGGACCAACTGCGCCAACACCAGCGTTCAAAATTGGTGAAAATGTAGATGATCCACTAACAATGTATGCGAACGATATTTTAACAATTCCTGTGAACCTTGCAGGTGTTCCAGGTATCTCTGTTCCATGTGGATTCTCAGAGAATAAGCTTCCGATCGGCTTGCAAATTATCGGTAAGCATTTCGATGAAAGCACAGTATATCGTGTAGCTCACGCGTATGAGCAAGCGACAGATTATAATAAAGCAAAACCAGAATTGTAAGGGGTGAGAGAGAAGATGAACTTTGAAACGATAATCGGACTTGAGGTCCACGTTGAATTAAAGACGAACACAAAAATTTTCTGCGGTTGTTCAACAGCATTCGGTGCACCCCCGAACACGAATACATGCCCGATCTGCCAAGGGCACCCTGGGGTTCTGCCAGTTATGAACCGTGAAGCTGTGAACTATGCAATGCGCGCAGCAATGGCGCTTAACTGCGAAATCGCAACAGATACGAAGTTTGACCGTAAGAACTATTTCTATCCAGATAATCCAAAAGCTTATCAAATTTCTCAATTTGACAAGCCGATCGGCGAGAACGGTTGGATTGAAATCGAAGTAGGCGGCGAAACGAAGAAGATCGGTATTACACGTCTTCACCTTGAAGAAGATGCTGGTAAGCTGACACATACAGGCGACGGTCATTCACTTGTTGACTTAAACCGTCAAGGTACACCGCTTGTCGAGATCGTATCTGAGCCAGATATCCGTACACCAGAAGAAGCGTATGCGTATCTTGAAAAATTAAAATCAATTATTCAATATACAGGCGTTTCCGATTGTAAGATGGAAGAAGGCTCCCTGCGCTGTGATGCGAACATCTCTCTTCGTCCATTAGGTCAAGAAGAGTTCGGTACGAAAACAGAGCTGAAAAACTTAAACTCATTTGCTTTCGTACGTGCAGGTCTTGAATATGAAGAAAAGCGTCAAGAGCAAGAGCTTATTTCAGGCGGTGTCATTGAGCAGGAAACACGCCGTTATGATGAAGCGAAGAAGAAAACGATTCTAATGCGTGTGAAGGAAGGCTCTGATGATTACCGTTACTTCCCTGAGCCGGATCTTGTTGACCTTCATATCGATGACGAATGGAAAGAACGTATACGCACAGAAATTCCTGAGCTTCCAGATGCTCGCCGTGAGCGCTATGTTCGTGACCTAGGCTTACCTGAGTATGATGCGAAGGTATTAACGCTTACGAAGGAAATGTCTGATTTCTTCGAAGAAACGGTTGAAAAAGGTGCAGATGCAAAGCAGGCTGCAAACTGGATGATGGGTGAAGTATCTGCATACTTAAATGCAGAGCAGGTTGAGCTTGAAGATACGAAGCTTGCACCAGAAGGCCTTGCGAAGATGATTTCTCTAATTGAAAAAGGAACAATCTCTTCTAAAATCGCGAAGAAAGTCTTCAAGGAGCTTATTACAGAAGGCGGCGACCCTGAGCAAATCGTTAAAGATAAAGGGCTTGTCCAAATCTCTGATGAAGGTGAATTGAAGAAGATTGTTGTCGGCATCATGGATAATAATCCGCAATCAATTGAAGATTACAAAAATGGTAAAGATAAAGCACTTGGCTTCTTAGTTGGTCAAGTAATGAAAGAAACACGTGGTAAAGCAAACCCACCAATGGTAAACAAGATCATCCTAGAAGAAATGGAAAATCGCTAAAACGAGCTTCGCCGGTTTCTCTTATGCAAGAGAGACCGGCTTTTCCATATGCGAATAAGTTTACTGATATATTGGTTAAAGTTCGGAATTTGCTTGTAATTGACTGAGTTGTTCATGATTTTACATAGATATTTCGGAAAATGTGTGTTATATTACGTGTAAGTGAAAAATCGCAGTGACTGACGACATTAAGTGGAATAGACCACGAGGGAGCTGCGTCGTAAGCCAAGCCGGTCGTCTGGGCAGAGACAGAAGATGTCTCTTTTGATTTTTTCAGGAGGGAATAGAGTGGAAAATCAAATTATTCTAGACGGTAAATTAGTATCACAAGAGGTAAAAGACAGCCTTAAGCCACGAGTAGAAAAGTTAACAGAACAAGGTGTGAAGCCTTGTCTAGCAACAATTCTAGTTGGTGAAGACCCATCTTCGGCTACTTACGTACGCATGAAAGGGAACGCATGTGAGCGTCTTGGCATCGAATCACGTCGTATCCATCTTCCAGAAGAAACAACAACAGAAGAGCTGTTGAACACAATTAATGATTTAAATAATGACAACAATGTACACGGCATTCTGCTTCAGCACCCTGTTCCAAGTCAAATTGATGAGCGCGCGGCATTCGAAGCGATTCATATTGATAAGGATGTTGATGGGGTAACAAGCCTTGGCTTCGGACAGACAGCTTTCGGGTTCGGATTGTACCCATCATGTACACCGGCTGCGATTCTGCAAATTATCGATCACTACAATCTGCCTGTTGAAGGAAAGCACGCAGTTGTTGTAGGCCGTAGTCCAATTCTCGGGAAGCCTGTTTCAATGATGCTGTTAAACCGTAACGCAACGGTGACGACTTGTCATTCGAAAACAGAGAACTTACCTGAACTTGTTCGCCAAGCAGATATCGTCGTTGCAGCTGTAGGCCGTCCGAACTTTATCCAAGGTGATTGGATTAAAGAAGGTGCCGTTGTCTTAGACGCAGGCTACAACAAAGGAAACATCGGTGACGCTGACTATGAAGCGTGTAAGGAGAAAGCAAGCGCCATTACACCAGTTCCAGGCGGCGTAGGTCCTGTTACAATTTCAATGCTGTTGAAGCATACCGTTGATGCAGCTGAGAAGACGTTGGAAAAGTAAATCCGCAATACGTGAAAACCTCTGCATTTTTGCAGGGGTTTTATTTTTTTGAAAACAAATTTCCAATAAAGTGTAGTGGTAGGAGAAAATTGTTCGTCTATTAAAGTGGATATGAAAAAAGAGGAAAGGGGGAGAGGGTGATTGAGGATGAAAAGCTCGTCCGACAAGTATTAGCAGGAAATGAACATGCTTTCCGTATACTTGTTGCGACCTATCACCAACCATTATTTAAAGCAGTCTATCCAATTTTGAGAAATGAAAAGGATGCAGAAGATGCTGTACAAGAGAGCTTCATTCGAATCTATTACGCTCTTCCCCGTTATCAGTTTCAAGGATTAAAAACATGGATGACACGCATTGCTGTGAACCATGCAATTGATATGAAACGAAAAGCGATGCGCCAAGTGGAGGCTGTACATGAACCTATTCAACAAGCTGGCGGAGAGAACTTAGAAACGTTCGTCATAAGGAAAGAAGAGCATGAAGCTATTCGCCGCAAGCTTGCTGAACTGCCTACGAATTATCGAGACGTGATACAAGCTTTTTATATTGATGAAAAGAGCTGCCGTGAAATTGCTTCAGACGAAGAAGTCACTATAAAAACTGTAGAAACAAAGTTGTACCGAGCTAGGCAGTGGATGAAGAAGAATTGGAAGGAGGAAGATTTCAATTGAGACACTATGAAACAGTTGAGTGGAAGAGTTACATAGATGGCGGGAAAACCGAAGAAGAGCAGTGCCAAATGGAAGAACATCTCTATCAGTGTGATGAATGCTTTCTTGCGTATACCTATGCGCTTGAAGCAGAGAAAGAGGCGCTTCCTTCTATTCAAGATTCCACACAATTCATTGAGCAAGTATCGCGACAGCTTACGAAAACAAAAGCAGCCCGCCAGCCGAGTAAAAAGAAATCGCTCAAGCATTATGGGATTGCAGTTGCTTGTACGTTATTACTAATGAGTTCAGGTGTCTTTCAGTCGCTGACAGGGATTGCTGACAAGGTTGAACAACAAAACCAGGTAACAGACTATCAACCTCTTTCCAATCAAATGATGAATAAAACTGTAAGCTTGATCGATAAGTTAGAAGAATCACAGAGGGGGCATAATGATGAATAGAAATCCTGCTATTGCTTTGTTATTATCCATCATTCCTGGCTTAGGCCATATTTTCTTAGAAAAACAAATTCGTGGTATTATCTACCTGATTGGTTTCTTCCTTCCAATTATAGGAGGAGTAGGGCTGGCTTTTCTCATTCATGATGATGTGCCGCTCATTATCGGGGTAGCTGGTGGAG is from Bacillus tianshenii and encodes:
- a CDS encoding sodium:alanine symporter family protein, encoding MQKVIDLITSFSSWIWGPPLVIFLTVSGLFLAFRLGFFHLRYAGYIFGQTFGKVLKKPKGKGTVSPFQALTSALASTIGAGNIIGVPAAIMFGGPGAIFWMWVIALIGMVIKFAESVLAVHYREKNEDGEYIGGPMYYMTKGLNMKWLGVWFAIALMVEIIPSSMVQGNAVASAAEDSFNLPPIVTGIIMAVLVGVVVLGGIQRIGTVMEKVVPFMAIFYVGAVIVIFFMNLGSVPEVFGLIFTHAFQPLAPVGGFTGATIAATIRWGFARGLYSNESGIGTAPIAHASATTDHPVRQGLWALTGVVIDTLIICSATAFVILSSGVWKNSNAMDDTSGLTTNAFAHYFGSAGGMVLTGALVIFVVSTLIMLAYYGGRQAEFLMGRTAKTVMKFVYLISIIIGSIGGAKVLWQFLDFTLAAVVIPNIIALLLLSNVVVKLKNEFFHTEGKYYQKDVHGT
- the gatC gene encoding Asp-tRNA(Asn)/Glu-tRNA(Gln) amidotransferase subunit GatC, which gives rise to MSRIDKEQVKHVAHLARLAISEEEAELFTKQLDAIISYAEQLQELDTENVEPTTHVLDIKNVLREDEPRQWLTQEDVLKNAPDSANGQIRVPSILE
- the gatA gene encoding Asp-tRNA(Asn)/Glu-tRNA(Gln) amidotransferase subunit GatA, with protein sequence MSLFDKKMSELHQMLQAKEIKVQDLVEESYKRIHEVDDKVKAFLTLNEEEAVLKAKELDEKIGGAADLGVLFGMPIGIKDNIVTKGLRTTAASKILDNFDPLHNATVVDKLNAAEAVAIGKLNMDEFAMGSSTENSGYARTRNPWNTDHVPGGSSGGSAAAVASGQVPFALGTDTGGSIRQPASFCGVVGLKPTYGRVSRFGLIAFASSLDQIGPLTRNVEDNAFILNTIAGHDKMDSTSANVEVPDYTAALTGDVKGLKIAVPKEYLAEGVNEEVRKSVLEALKVLEGMGATWEEVSLPHSKYAVATYYLLASSEASANLARFDGVRYGVRSQNAENLIDMFKLSRSEGFGEEVKRRIMLGTFALSSGYYDAYYKKAQKVRTLIKNDFEKVFEDYDVIIGPTAPTPAFKIGENVDDPLTMYANDILTIPVNLAGVPGISVPCGFSENKLPIGLQIIGKHFDESTVYRVAHAYEQATDYNKAKPEL
- the gatB gene encoding Asp-tRNA(Asn)/Glu-tRNA(Gln) amidotransferase subunit GatB gives rise to the protein MNFETIIGLEVHVELKTNTKIFCGCSTAFGAPPNTNTCPICQGHPGVLPVMNREAVNYAMRAAMALNCEIATDTKFDRKNYFYPDNPKAYQISQFDKPIGENGWIEIEVGGETKKIGITRLHLEEDAGKLTHTGDGHSLVDLNRQGTPLVEIVSEPDIRTPEEAYAYLEKLKSIIQYTGVSDCKMEEGSLRCDANISLRPLGQEEFGTKTELKNLNSFAFVRAGLEYEEKRQEQELISGGVIEQETRRYDEAKKKTILMRVKEGSDDYRYFPEPDLVDLHIDDEWKERIRTEIPELPDARRERYVRDLGLPEYDAKVLTLTKEMSDFFEETVEKGADAKQAANWMMGEVSAYLNAEQVELEDTKLAPEGLAKMISLIEKGTISSKIAKKVFKELITEGGDPEQIVKDKGLVQISDEGELKKIVVGIMDNNPQSIEDYKNGKDKALGFLVGQVMKETRGKANPPMVNKIILEEMENR
- a CDS encoding tetrahydrofolate dehydrogenase/cyclohydrolase catalytic domain-containing protein; its protein translation is MENQIILDGKLVSQEVKDSLKPRVEKLTEQGVKPCLATILVGEDPSSATYVRMKGNACERLGIESRRIHLPEETTTEELLNTINDLNNDNNVHGILLQHPVPSQIDERAAFEAIHIDKDVDGVTSLGFGQTAFGFGLYPSCTPAAILQIIDHYNLPVEGKHAVVVGRSPILGKPVSMMLLNRNATVTTCHSKTENLPELVRQADIVVAAVGRPNFIQGDWIKEGAVVLDAGYNKGNIGDADYEACKEKASAITPVPGGVGPVTISMLLKHTVDAAEKTLEK
- a CDS encoding sigma-70 family RNA polymerase sigma factor, with amino-acid sequence MEDEKLVRQVLAGNEHAFRILVATYHQPLFKAVYPILRNEKDAEDAVQESFIRIYYALPRYQFQGLKTWMTRIAVNHAIDMKRKAMRQVEAVHEPIQQAGGENLETFVIRKEEHEAIRRKLAELPTNYRDVIQAFYIDEKSCREIASDEEVTIKTVETKLYRARQWMKKNWKEEDFN